A region of Pseudomonas marginalis DNA encodes the following proteins:
- a CDS encoding efflux transporter outer membrane subunit codes for MTDSTNANALRASDTALIPVGASLLAKKRQAPRSFRLGALSLTTFASKLAPTVGLALLLSACAVGPDYKRPEVTEPAQFKEAQGWRQAAPSDSLARGAWWELYGDRQLNDLVLRLNNSNQTVAQAEARFRQAQALVRSSRGAFYPSVDLSAGKTRASQGTGSSSASLSSSSSGIRDTLNAQLGVSWEADIWGKLRRGLEANEASAEASSADLAAMRLSQQSELVQSYLQLRVMDEQTRLLQATLDTYQRSLQMTENQYRAGVSGKDAVAQAQTQLKTTQASLIDLIWQRAQLENAIAVLIGEAPASFSLAVSKDIPALPQIPVSLPSQLLERRPDIASAERSVIAANANIGVAKAAYYPDLTLSLAGGYSSSTYADWISLPNRFWSVGPKLAMTLFDGGQRSAEVDRTVASYDETVAKYRQTVLDGFREVENYMVQLKVLEDEAVVSNEALEAARESLRLTQNQYKAGLIAYLDVVTVQATALSNERTVLTLLQSRLVASVQLIAALGGGWDGQTPIAEKD; via the coding sequence ATGACCGATTCAACCAACGCCAATGCACTGCGGGCTTCCGACACGGCACTCATCCCTGTAGGAGCGAGCTTGCTCGCGAAAAAACGGCAGGCACCGCGTTCATTCAGGCTCGGCGCGTTATCGTTAACGACCTTCGCGAGCAAGCTCGCTCCTACAGTAGGGTTGGCGTTGTTGCTCAGCGCCTGTGCCGTCGGCCCGGATTACAAACGCCCGGAAGTCACTGAACCCGCGCAGTTCAAGGAAGCCCAGGGCTGGCGCCAGGCCGCGCCGAGTGATTCCCTGGCCCGTGGCGCCTGGTGGGAGCTGTATGGCGACCGCCAACTCAACGACCTGGTGCTGCGCCTGAATAATTCCAACCAGACCGTGGCCCAGGCCGAAGCGCGTTTTCGCCAGGCCCAGGCCCTGGTGCGCAGTTCACGCGGGGCGTTTTACCCCAGCGTCGACCTGAGCGCGGGCAAAACCCGCGCCAGCCAGGGCACCGGCAGCAGCAGCGCCAGCCTCAGCAGTTCCAGCAGCGGGATCCGTGACACCCTCAATGCGCAGCTCGGCGTGAGCTGGGAAGCCGATATCTGGGGCAAGTTGCGCCGTGGCCTGGAGGCCAACGAGGCCAGTGCCGAAGCCAGCTCGGCGGATCTGGCCGCGATGCGCCTGAGCCAACAGTCGGAACTGGTGCAAAGCTACCTGCAACTGCGGGTCATGGACGAGCAGACCCGCCTGCTGCAAGCCACGCTGGACACCTACCAGCGCTCCCTGCAAATGACCGAAAACCAATACCGCGCCGGGGTTTCCGGCAAGGACGCGGTGGCCCAGGCGCAAACCCAGCTCAAGACCACCCAGGCCAGCCTGATCGACCTGATCTGGCAACGTGCCCAACTGGAAAACGCCATCGCCGTGTTGATCGGCGAGGCACCGGCCAGCTTTAGCCTGGCGGTGAGCAAGGACATCCCGGCCCTGCCGCAGATTCCGGTCAGCCTGCCGTCGCAATTGCTTGAACGGCGCCCGGACATCGCCTCGGCCGAACGCTCGGTGATCGCCGCCAACGCCAATATTGGCGTGGCCAAGGCAGCCTATTACCCGGACCTGACGCTGAGCCTGGCCGGCGGCTATTCCAGCAGCACCTATGCCGACTGGATCAGCCTGCCGAACCGCTTCTGGTCGGTAGGGCCGAAACTGGCCATGACCCTGTTCGACGGCGGCCAACGCTCGGCGGAAGTCGACCGCACCGTGGCGTCCTACGACGAAACCGTGGCCAAGTACCGCCAGACCGTGCTCGACGGCTTCCGTGAAGTGGAAAACTACATGGTCCAGCTTAAGGTGCTGGAAGACGAGGCGGTGGTCAGCAACGAAGCCCTCGAGGCCGCCCGAGAATCGCTGCGCTTGACCCAGAACCAGTACAAGGCCGGGCTGATTGCCTATCTGGATGTGGTGACGGTCCAGGCCACGGCGCTGAGTAACGAGCGCACCGTGTTGACCCTGTTGCAGAGCCGCCTGGTGGCCAGCGTGCAACTGATCGCCGCGCTGGGTGGTGGTTGGGATGGGCAGACGCCGATTGCCGAGAAGGATTGA
- a CDS encoding putative bifunctional diguanylate cyclase/phosphodiesterase, translating to MLIGSYSPSLVAISLFVAILASYTALDLTGRIATAKGRAVYLWIAGGAMAMGVGVWSMHFIGMLALRLPFALGFDIGITALSLLIAVLSCGFALWLVSQARLPAWQLAFGALVMGSGIASMHYTGMAAMRMTPGIDYDPTLFGLSLLIAVVASGAALLIAFNLRRNTPYVRLARGGAAVVMGFAIVGMHYTGMAAAGFADESYCAAVLDGLSGKGLDNLVLVTTLAVLAIALLTSLLDARLEARTAVLADSLTQANQELTHLALHDMLTGLPNRTLLADRIQQAIEAVKEQGGCFALMFIDLDGFKPVNDAFGHHMGDQLLREVGLRLREDLRSHDTLARIGGDEFVLLVQLTQPDDALGLAERQVVLINRAFQVAEHELKISASVGIAMFPGNGNSPQELLMNADAAMYHAKGMGKNGYSFFDVSMNTNARKQLQLLQDLRNALEHEQFRLYYQPKFDAISGIPVGAEALVRWEHPQQGLLLPATFIELAEKTGLIIPIGEWVLNEACRQMSLWYAQGYEHWRIAVNLSALQFCHAGLVNSVAGALARHRLPANSLTLEITETTAMSDADASMTVLQQLSDMGVDLSIDDFGTGYSSLMYLKRLPANELKIDRGFVRDLEHDSDDAAIVSAIVALGQALGLRIVAEGVETDVQQSFLTRLGCNSLQGYLLGHPLPADGFMAHIQRGEDAAAPDKSRA from the coding sequence ATGCTTATCGGTAGCTATTCCCCCTCGCTGGTCGCGATCTCGCTGTTTGTCGCGATCCTCGCTTCCTACACCGCCCTGGACCTCACCGGCCGCATCGCGACCGCCAAGGGGCGCGCTGTGTATTTATGGATAGCCGGCGGGGCCATGGCGATGGGGGTAGGCGTCTGGTCCATGCACTTTATCGGCATGCTGGCGTTGCGCCTGCCGTTTGCCTTGGGCTTCGACATCGGTATCACCGCGCTGTCGTTGTTGATCGCGGTATTGTCCTGCGGCTTTGCATTATGGCTGGTCAGCCAAGCGCGTTTGCCTGCCTGGCAACTGGCGTTTGGCGCGCTGGTCATGGGCAGCGGTATTGCCAGCATGCACTACACCGGCATGGCCGCGATGCGCATGACGCCGGGCATCGACTATGACCCCACGCTATTTGGCCTGTCGTTGCTGATCGCGGTGGTGGCGTCCGGAGCCGCACTGTTGATTGCGTTCAACCTGCGCCGCAACACGCCTTACGTACGCCTGGCCCGTGGTGGTGCGGCGGTGGTGATGGGCTTTGCAATCGTCGGCATGCATTACACCGGCATGGCGGCCGCAGGCTTTGCCGATGAAAGTTACTGCGCCGCCGTGCTGGATGGCTTGAGCGGCAAGGGCCTGGATAACCTGGTGTTGGTGACGACCCTGGCGGTACTGGCCATCGCGTTGCTGACGTCGTTGCTCGACGCGCGCCTGGAAGCCCGTACTGCGGTGCTCGCCGACTCGTTGACCCAAGCCAACCAGGAACTGACCCACCTGGCCCTGCACGATATGCTCACCGGCCTGCCCAATCGCACCTTGCTGGCCGATCGTATTCAACAGGCCATCGAGGCGGTAAAGGAGCAGGGCGGTTGCTTTGCCCTGATGTTCATCGACCTGGATGGCTTCAAGCCGGTCAACGATGCTTTTGGCCATCACATGGGCGACCAGTTGTTGCGCGAAGTCGGCCTGCGCCTGCGCGAAGACCTGCGCAGTCACGACACCCTGGCGCGCATCGGCGGCGATGAGTTTGTATTGCTGGTGCAGTTGACCCAGCCCGACGATGCCCTCGGCCTTGCCGAACGCCAGGTGGTGCTGATCAACCGCGCGTTCCAGGTGGCCGAGCATGAGCTGAAGATTTCCGCCAGCGTCGGCATCGCCATGTTCCCGGGCAATGGCAACTCCCCCCAGGAACTGCTGATGAACGCCGACGCCGCCATGTACCATGCCAAGGGCATGGGCAAGAACGGCTACAGCTTCTTTGATGTGTCGATGAACACCAATGCGCGCAAGCAATTGCAGCTGCTGCAAGACCTGCGCAATGCTCTTGAGCACGAGCAGTTCCGGCTGTATTACCAGCCCAAGTTTGATGCGATCAGTGGGATCCCGGTGGGCGCCGAAGCGCTGGTGCGCTGGGAGCATCCGCAACAAGGCTTGTTGTTGCCGGCGACCTTTATCGAACTGGCGGAAAAAACCGGCCTGATCATCCCCATCGGCGAATGGGTGCTCAATGAAGCCTGTCGCCAAATGAGCCTGTGGTACGCCCAGGGTTATGAGCACTGGCGCATCGCGGTGAACTTGTCGGCGTTGCAGTTTTGCCACGCCGGGCTGGTCAACAGCGTCGCCGGCGCCCTGGCGCGGCACCGGTTGCCGGCCAACAGCCTGACCCTGGAAATCACCGAGACCACCGCGATGAGCGACGCCGATGCGAGCATGACGGTGTTGCAGCAGCTGTCGGACATGGGCGTGGACCTGTCCATCGACGATTTCGGCACGGGCTACTCCAGCCTGATGTACCTCAAGCGCCTGCCGGCCAACGAGTTGAAGATCGACCGTGGTTTTGTGCGTGACCTGGAGCATGACAGCGACGACGCCGCCATCGTGTCTGCCATTGTTGCCTTGGGCCAGGCGCTGGGGCTGCGAATCGTCGCCGAAGGCGTGGAAACCGATGTGCAGCAGAGTTTTCTCACGCGGTTGGGGTGTAACTCCCTGCAAGGCTACCTGCTCGGCCACCCGTTGCCGGCGGACGGTTTCATGGCCCATATCCAGCGCGGCGAAGATGCAGCGGCGCCTGACAAAAGCCGTGCGTGA
- a CDS encoding SDR family oxidoreductase translates to MDKVLIITGGSRGIGAETALLAAREGYRICINYHSDEKAAHSVLEQVRGLGAQAIAVRADVSIEDEVIALFHRVDAELGRVTALVNNAGTVGHKSRVDEMSEFRILNILKTNVLGPILCAKHAVLRMSPKHGGQGGSIVNVSSVAARLGSPGEYVDYAASKGALDTFTLGLSKEVAGEGIRVNAVRPGYIFTDFHALSGDPDRVSKLESGIPMARGGRPDEVAEAIIWLLSDKASYATGTFLDLGGGR, encoded by the coding sequence ATGGACAAAGTCCTCATCATCACCGGGGGGAGCCGTGGTATCGGCGCCGAGACGGCATTGCTGGCTGCCCGCGAGGGCTATCGCATCTGCATCAACTACCACTCCGATGAAAAAGCCGCCCACAGCGTGCTCGAGCAGGTTCGCGGCCTCGGTGCCCAGGCGATTGCGGTGCGCGCGGATGTCAGTATCGAAGATGAAGTGATTGCGCTGTTCCATCGCGTGGACGCCGAACTGGGCCGGGTCACCGCGCTGGTGAACAATGCCGGCACCGTGGGGCACAAGTCGCGGGTGGATGAGATGTCCGAGTTCCGCATCCTGAACATTCTCAAGACCAATGTGCTCGGTCCGATCCTGTGTGCCAAGCACGCGGTGCTGCGGATGTCGCCCAAGCATGGCGGGCAGGGCGGCAGTATCGTCAATGTGTCGTCGGTGGCTGCACGCCTGGGTTCGCCGGGTGAGTACGTCGACTACGCCGCATCCAAGGGCGCACTCGACACCTTCACCCTCGGCCTGTCGAAAGAAGTGGCGGGCGAGGGCATCCGCGTCAACGCGGTGCGCCCCGGCTACATCTTCACCGACTTCCACGCCCTGAGCGGCGACCCGGACCGGGTCAGCAAGCTCGAGTCCGGTATTCCCATGGCCCGTGGCGGGCGGCCGGATGAAGTGGCGGAAGCGATTATCTGGCTGCTGTCGGACAAGGCTTCGTATGCCACGGGGACTTTTCTGGATTTGGGTGGCGGTCGCTAG
- the mapR gene encoding GntR family transcriptional regulator MpaR (MapR regulates genes involved in Pseudomonas quinolone signal (PQS) production and anthranilate metabolism) — protein MKRYEKFADDIAELIRSGVLGPGQRVPSVRYASQTYGVSPSTVFQAYYLLERRGLIRARPRSGYFVNTHAPSPFSEPVVSEQVHESTEVDVSELVFSVLDSIKDPNTVPFGSAFPSPMLFPLPRLARSLASASREMDPRLVVTDMSPGNPQLRRQIALRYMVGGLMLPMEELLITNGALEALNLCLQAVTEPGDLVAIEAPAFYACLQVLERLKLKAVEIPVHPRDGIDLNALAQTLERYPIKACWTMTSFQNPMGATLPEAKKQALVELLRSHQVPLIEDDVYAELYYGQQAPKPAKAFDNEGLVMHCGSFAKSLAPGYRVGWVAAGRYAQKVERLKLMTSLCPSMPAQAAIADYLQHGGYDRHLRKLRYALEEQQSAMLAAIARYFPAQTRVSQPAGGYFLWLELPEQTDSLKLFQMALAQGISIAPGPIFSATQRFRNCIRLNYGSPWTEVSEKAMETLGRIVRSF, from the coding sequence ATGAAACGCTACGAAAAATTCGCCGATGACATCGCAGAACTGATCCGCTCCGGCGTGCTCGGCCCCGGCCAGCGTGTGCCGTCGGTACGCTATGCCAGCCAGACCTATGGCGTCAGCCCGTCCACGGTGTTCCAGGCCTACTACCTGTTGGAGCGTCGCGGGCTGATCCGGGCACGGCCGCGCTCCGGCTATTTCGTCAACACCCATGCACCCAGCCCGTTCTCCGAACCGGTGGTGAGCGAGCAGGTGCATGAGTCCACCGAAGTCGATGTCAGCGAACTGGTGTTCTCGGTACTCGATTCGATCAAAGACCCCAACACCGTGCCCTTCGGCTCGGCCTTCCCCAGCCCCATGCTGTTCCCGCTGCCGCGCCTGGCCCGCTCCCTGGCCAGCGCCAGCCGCGAGATGGACCCGCGTCTGGTGGTCACCGACATGTCGCCGGGCAACCCGCAACTGCGTCGGCAGATTGCCCTGCGCTATATGGTCGGCGGCCTGATGCTGCCCATGGAGGAGCTGCTGATCACCAACGGCGCCCTGGAAGCGTTGAACCTGTGCCTGCAAGCGGTCACCGAACCGGGCGACCTGGTGGCCATCGAGGCCCCGGCGTTCTACGCCTGCCTGCAAGTGCTGGAACGCCTGAAGCTCAAGGCGGTGGAAATCCCCGTGCACCCGCGCGACGGCATCGACCTCAACGCCCTGGCGCAAACCCTGGAGCGCTACCCGATCAAGGCCTGCTGGACCATGACCAGTTTCCAGAATCCCATGGGCGCCACATTGCCGGAAGCAAAGAAGCAGGCGCTGGTGGAACTGCTGCGTAGCCACCAAGTGCCGTTGATCGAGGACGACGTGTACGCCGAGCTGTACTACGGGCAGCAGGCACCCAAGCCGGCCAAGGCCTTCGACAACGAAGGCCTGGTGATGCACTGCGGCTCCTTCGCCAAGAGTCTGGCGCCGGGCTATCGCGTCGGCTGGGTGGCGGCCGGGCGCTATGCGCAGAAGGTCGAGCGCTTGAAGCTGATGACCTCGCTGTGCCCTTCGATGCCGGCGCAAGCGGCGATTGCCGACTACCTGCAACACGGCGGCTATGACCGCCACTTACGTAAACTGCGCTATGCCCTGGAAGAACAGCAAAGCGCCATGCTGGCGGCTATCGCCCGCTACTTCCCGGCGCAGACACGGGTGAGCCAGCCGGCCGGCGGGTATTTCCTGTGGCTGGAATTGCCGGAGCAGACCGATTCGTTGAAGTTGTTCCAGATGGCGCTGGCGCAAGGCATCAGCATTGCGCCGGGGCCGATCTTTTCTGCGACCCAGCGCTTTCGCAACTGTATTCGCCTGAACTACGGCAGCCCGTGGACCGAGGTCTCGGAGAAGGCGATGGAGACGTTGGGGCGGATTGTGCGGTCGTTTTGA
- the ccoG gene encoding cytochrome c oxidase accessory protein CcoG — MSERIPTVETFEPIHPKKVKAKSSDNLIHTRSFTGLFRTLRVAGAGFLFLAFFGTVWLNWGGRQAVLWDLAESKFHIFGATFWPQDFILLSALLIICAFGLFAITVFAGRVWCGYTCPQSSFTWLFMWCEKVTEGERNQRIKLQAAPWSLNKLARRSAKHTLWLGISVLTGLTFVGYFTPIRPLAAELLTWQMGGVSLFWVLFFTAATYINAGWLREAVCMHMCPYARFQSVMFDKDTLTISYDSARGEHRGPRKREVTPAAVGLGDCIDCQLCVQVCPTGIDIRDGLQMECIGCAACIDACDSIMDKMGYARGLVSYTSEHQLQGGKTHLLRPRLIGYSAVLLVMIAALVVALVERPMVSLDVTKDRGMFRENAQGQIENIYSLKVINKTQQRQEYRVELLDAEGFQLQGKTEISLAPGEIVDVPVSVALLADKPASSSQTVRFKVSDVDEPWIYSAADSRFVAPLNR; from the coding sequence ATGAGCGAACGAATCCCAACCGTGGAAACCTTTGAGCCGATCCACCCAAAGAAGGTGAAGGCCAAATCCAGCGACAACCTGATCCATACCCGCAGTTTCACCGGCCTGTTCCGCACCTTGCGCGTGGCTGGCGCGGGCTTTCTGTTCCTGGCGTTCTTCGGCACGGTGTGGCTGAACTGGGGTGGGCGGCAAGCCGTGCTGTGGGATTTGGCCGAGAGTAAATTCCATATTTTCGGCGCCACCTTCTGGCCCCAGGACTTCATCCTGTTATCGGCTTTGCTGATCATCTGTGCCTTCGGCCTGTTTGCGATTACGGTGTTCGCCGGTCGCGTGTGGTGTGGCTACACCTGCCCGCAAAGCTCGTTTACCTGGCTGTTCATGTGGTGCGAAAAGGTCACCGAGGGCGAGCGCAACCAGCGTATCAAGCTGCAAGCGGCGCCCTGGAGCCTGAACAAACTCGCGCGACGCTCGGCCAAACACACGTTGTGGCTGGGCATCAGCGTGCTCACCGGGCTGACCTTTGTCGGCTACTTCACGCCAATCCGCCCCCTGGCCGCCGAACTGCTGACCTGGCAAATGGGGGGCGTGAGTCTCTTCTGGGTGCTGTTTTTTACCGCCGCCACCTACATCAACGCCGGCTGGCTGCGTGAAGCGGTGTGCATGCATATGTGTCCGTATGCGCGGTTCCAGAGCGTGATGTTCGATAAAGACACCCTGACCATTTCCTACGATAGCGCCCGTGGCGAGCATCGCGGCCCGCGTAAACGCGAGGTCACGCCGGCCGCTGTCGGCCTGGGTGACTGTATTGACTGCCAGCTGTGCGTGCAGGTCTGCCCCACCGGCATCGACATCCGCGACGGCCTGCAAATGGAGTGCATCGGCTGCGCGGCGTGCATCGACGCCTGCGATTCGATCATGGACAAGATGGGCTATGCGCGGGGCTTGGTGAGCTACACCTCCGAGCATCAACTCCAAGGCGGCAAGACCCACCTGCTCAGGCCGCGCCTGATCGGCTACAGTGCGGTGCTGCTGGTGATGATTGCGGCGTTGGTGGTGGCATTGGTGGAGCGGCCAATGGTGTCGCTGGACGTGACCAAGGACCGTGGCATGTTCCGCGAGAACGCCCAGGGCCAGATCGAAAACATCTACAGCCTCAAGGTCATCAACAAGACACAGCAGCGCCAGGAATACCGGGTGGAGCTGCTGGATGCAGAGGGTTTCCAACTGCAAGGCAAGACCGAGATCAGCCTGGCACCGGGGGAAATCGTCGATGTGCCGGTTTCGGTGGCATTGCTGGCCGACAAGCCGGCGAGCAGTTCGCAGACAGTGCGCTTCAAGGTTTCGGATGTGGACGAGCCGTGGATCTACAGCGCCGCCGACAGTCGCTTTGTGGCACCGCTCAACCGCTGA